The following proteins come from a genomic window of Sphaerisporangium rubeum:
- a CDS encoding DUF1801 domain-containing protein, whose product MGSKEVDEFVRTKVLPQHQPIVEMLRELMKENAPGATEVISRGSPAWQGDKILAIISTSKTHITFAFARGAEFDDSYGLLDGIGKTTRHIKIKKVDGVDQAALRDYIKQAVALDSGK is encoded by the coding sequence ATGGGCAGCAAAGAGGTCGACGAGTTCGTGAGGACCAAAGTCCTCCCGCAGCACCAGCCGATCGTGGAGATGCTCCGCGAGCTGATGAAGGAGAACGCTCCCGGCGCGACCGAGGTCATCAGCCGCGGCTCCCCCGCCTGGCAGGGTGACAAGATCCTCGCCATCATCAGCACCAGCAAGACCCACATCACCTTCGCGTTCGCACGCGGCGCCGAGTTCGACGACTCCTACGGTCTGCTGGACGGCATCGGCAAGACCACCCGGCACATCAAGATCAAGAAGGTCGACGGCGTGGACCAGGCCGCGCTGCGCGACTACATCAAGCAGGCCGTCGCGCTCGACTCCGGCAAGTGA